A stretch of Arthrobacter sp. NEB 688 DNA encodes these proteins:
- a CDS encoding GNAT family N-acetyltransferase encodes MARRPVEVALVEGDLEALTALWREAKVDAGTSPEVCARAISDGRLSGALQRPGVQAFLAHLEGEPAGYVITTDNPFGLAPSPEVAIEQLWVTPDARRHGVAKQLLGAVLAAAERAGCEQVVSNVPTTSREANRFFARLGFGSTVTRRVVATGTLRRRIAPETADTGLELTRRRRSLRQRAFSTRSA; translated from the coding sequence GTGGCGCGACGACCCGTCGAGGTGGCTCTCGTCGAGGGTGACCTCGAGGCCCTCACCGCCCTCTGGCGCGAGGCGAAGGTCGACGCCGGCACGAGCCCCGAGGTCTGCGCCCGGGCCATCTCCGACGGCCGCCTCTCGGGCGCCCTCCAGCGGCCCGGGGTGCAGGCCTTCCTGGCCCACCTCGAGGGCGAGCCGGCCGGCTACGTCATCACGACCGACAACCCCTTCGGCCTCGCGCCGAGCCCCGAGGTCGCCATCGAGCAGCTCTGGGTCACCCCGGACGCCCGCCGGCACGGCGTGGCCAAGCAGCTGCTGGGAGCGGTCCTCGCGGCCGCCGAGCGCGCCGGCTGCGAGCAGGTCGTCTCGAACGTCCCGACGACCAGCCGCGAGGCCAACCGGTTCTTCGCGCGGCTCGGCTTCGGCTCGACCGTCACCCGGCGCGTCGTCGCGACGGGCACCCTGCGCCGGCGGATCGCGCCCGAGACGGCCGACACCGGCCTCGAGCTGACCCGCCGCCGCCGCAGCCTGCGCCAGCGCGCGTTCTCGACCCGCTCCGCCTGA
- a CDS encoding response regulator has protein sequence MTQSAATAKRVLVAEDEAIIRLDLAEMLREAGYDVVGQAGDGEQAVEMARSLTPDIVIMDVKMPVMDGLTAAETIGAERICPVVMLTAFSQRELVERARDAGVMAYVVKPFTASDVTPALDIALSRWSELKELEAEVADLGERLETRKAVDRAKGVLMAKLKITEADAFRWIQKTAMDRRMGMREVADAVVAGMEKS, from the coding sequence ATGACCCAGAGTGCAGCCACCGCCAAGCGCGTCCTCGTCGCCGAGGACGAGGCCATCATCCGTCTGGACCTCGCGGAGATGCTCCGTGAGGCCGGCTACGACGTCGTCGGCCAGGCCGGCGACGGCGAGCAGGCCGTCGAGATGGCCCGCTCCCTGACCCCGGACATCGTCATCATGGACGTCAAGATGCCCGTGATGGACGGCCTGACCGCCGCCGAGACGATCGGGGCCGAGCGCATCTGCCCGGTCGTCATGCTCACGGCGTTCAGCCAGCGCGAGCTCGTCGAGCGGGCCCGCGACGCCGGGGTGATGGCCTACGTCGTCAAGCCGTTCACGGCGAGCGACGTGACCCCGGCCCTCGACATCGCCCTCTCGCGCTGGAGCGAGCTCAAGGAGCTCGAGGCCGAGGTGGCCGACCTCGGGGAGCGGCTCGAGACCCGCAAGGCCGTCGACCGCGCCAAGGGCGTCCTCATGGCCAAGCTGAAGATCACCGAGGCCGACGCCTTCCGGTGGATCCAGAAGACCGCCATGGACCGGCGCATGGGCATGCGCGAGGTCGCCGACGCCGTCGTCGCCGGCATGGAGAAGAGCTGA
- the pyk gene encoding pyruvate kinase, whose amino-acid sequence MRRAKIVCTLGPATSSAENLRELVRAGMDVARLNLSHGVHADHEQVYLDVRRASDAVGRAVGVLVDLQGPKIRTARFADGPVVLQNGATFTITTRDVPGDVTEVGTTYSGLPGDVHAGDRILIDDGKIALIATDVTETDVVCQVLEGGPLSNNKGINLPGVAVSVPALSEKDEDDLRWGLRVGADMIALSFVRSADDIRRVHEIMDEEGHRLPVIAKIEKPQAVENLDEIIRAFDGVMVARGDLGVEMPLEQVPLVQKRACEIARRRAKPVIVATQVLESMIENSRPTRAEASDAANAVLDGADALMLSGETSVGKNPFAAVRTMARIIENTETHGLHRIRPLGTRPNSKGGAVTAAAAEIGELLGVKYLITFTEGGDSSRRLSRVRPRIPMLAFTPNQSTRSQLALTWGVETFLVGGVRHTDEMAMQVDEVLLGLGRVQEGDQVVIVAGSPPGIPGSTNALRVHKVGDAKNRVAPAYVEAAKHGHA is encoded by the coding sequence ATGCGTCGCGCGAAGATCGTCTGCACCCTCGGCCCCGCCACCTCGAGCGCCGAGAACCTGCGAGAGCTCGTCCGGGCCGGGATGGACGTCGCCCGCCTCAACCTCAGCCACGGCGTGCACGCCGACCACGAGCAGGTCTACCTCGACGTGCGTCGCGCGAGCGACGCCGTCGGCCGCGCGGTCGGGGTCCTCGTCGACCTCCAGGGCCCCAAGATCCGCACGGCGCGCTTCGCCGACGGGCCGGTGGTCCTGCAGAACGGCGCGACCTTCACGATCACGACGCGCGACGTCCCGGGCGACGTCACCGAGGTCGGCACCACCTACTCGGGTCTGCCCGGCGACGTCCACGCCGGCGACCGCATCCTCATCGACGACGGCAAGATCGCGCTCATCGCGACGGACGTCACCGAGACCGACGTCGTCTGCCAGGTCCTCGAGGGCGGGCCGCTGAGCAACAACAAGGGCATCAACCTGCCCGGCGTCGCCGTCTCGGTGCCGGCCCTGTCCGAGAAGGACGAGGACGACCTGCGCTGGGGCCTGCGGGTCGGTGCCGACATGATCGCGCTGTCCTTCGTGCGCAGCGCCGACGACATCCGCCGCGTCCACGAGATCATGGACGAGGAGGGCCACCGGCTGCCGGTCATCGCCAAGATCGAGAAGCCGCAGGCCGTCGAGAACCTCGACGAGATCATCCGCGCCTTCGACGGCGTCATGGTCGCCCGCGGCGACCTCGGCGTCGAGATGCCGCTCGAGCAGGTCCCGCTGGTCCAGAAGCGCGCCTGCGAGATCGCGCGCCGCCGGGCCAAGCCGGTCATCGTCGCGACCCAGGTGCTGGAGTCGATGATCGAGAACAGCCGCCCGACCCGCGCGGAGGCCTCGGACGCCGCCAACGCGGTCCTCGACGGCGCCGACGCGCTCATGCTCTCCGGCGAGACGAGCGTCGGCAAGAACCCGTTCGCGGCCGTGCGCACGATGGCCCGCATCATCGAGAACACCGAGACCCACGGCCTGCACCGCATCCGCCCGCTCGGTACCCGCCCGAACTCCAAGGGCGGCGCGGTGACGGCCGCGGCGGCCGAGATCGGCGAGCTGCTCGGGGTCAAGTACCTCATCACCTTCACCGAGGGCGGCGACTCCTCGCGGCGCCTGTCGCGCGTGCGCCCGCGCATCCCGATGCTCGCCTTCACGCCCAACCAGTCGACGCGCAGCCAGCTGGCGCTCACCTGGGGCGTCGAGACCTTCCTCGTCGGCGGCGTCCGCCACACCGACGAGATGGCGATGCAGGTCGACGAGGTGCTCCTCGGGCTCGGGCGGGTCCAGGAGGGCGACCAGGTGGTCATCGTCGCCGGCTCGCCCCCCGGCATCCCCGGCTCGACGAACGCCCTGCGCGTCCACAAGGTCGGCGACGCGAAGAACCGGGTCGCCCCGGCCTACGTCGAGGCCGCGAAGCACGGACACGCCTGA
- a CDS encoding glutamate synthase subunit beta has protein sequence MADPQGFLKTRERELPRRRPVPVRIRDWKEVYEAQAAPELQRQAGRCMDCGIPFCHSGCPLGNLIPEWNDLAWKGEWREAIERLHATNNFPEFTGRLCPAPCESACVLGINQPAVTIKQVEVTIVDRAFENGTILPVSPERLSGKTVAVVGSGPAGLATAQQLTRAGHTVAVYERADQPGGLLRYGIPEFKMEKAVLDRRIAQMKSEGTRFRTGVDVGGDLTGADLRKRFDAVVVAIGSTVPRDLPVPGRELDGVVQAMDFLPPANRVALGQSVEGQVTATGKDVVVIGGGDTGADCIGTAHRQGARSVTSLEIMPQPGIERAGAHPWPTYPMLFRVASAHEEGGERVYATTTSEVVGDDEGRVRALRLHEVRMGEQGFEKVEGSEREIPAQLVLLAMGFVGPQPGGLLEQLGVDKDERSNVARDPHFMSSVPGVFVAGDAGRGQSLIVWAIAEGRSVAHEVDAWLMGKPSRLPRPVAPTDRPLMA, from the coding sequence GTGGCTGACCCCCAGGGTTTTCTCAAGACGCGCGAGCGCGAGCTGCCCCGCCGCCGTCCGGTCCCGGTGCGCATCCGGGACTGGAAGGAGGTCTACGAGGCGCAGGCGGCCCCGGAGCTGCAGCGCCAGGCCGGTCGCTGCATGGACTGCGGGATCCCGTTCTGCCACAGCGGCTGTCCGCTGGGCAACCTCATCCCCGAGTGGAACGACCTCGCGTGGAAGGGGGAGTGGCGCGAGGCCATCGAGCGCCTGCACGCCACGAACAACTTCCCCGAGTTCACCGGGCGCCTGTGCCCGGCGCCGTGCGAGTCCGCGTGCGTCCTCGGCATCAACCAGCCGGCCGTCACCATCAAGCAGGTCGAGGTGACGATCGTCGACCGTGCCTTCGAGAACGGCACGATCCTGCCGGTCTCGCCGGAGCGCCTGTCCGGCAAGACCGTCGCCGTCGTCGGCTCCGGCCCCGCCGGCCTCGCCACGGCGCAGCAGCTGACCCGCGCCGGGCACACGGTCGCCGTCTACGAGCGGGCCGACCAGCCCGGTGGCCTCCTGCGGTACGGCATCCCCGAGTTCAAGATGGAGAAGGCCGTCCTCGACCGCCGCATCGCCCAGATGAAGTCCGAGGGCACCCGCTTCCGCACCGGCGTCGACGTCGGCGGCGACCTGACCGGCGCCGACCTGCGCAAGCGGTTCGACGCGGTCGTCGTCGCGATCGGCTCGACCGTGCCGCGCGACCTGCCGGTGCCGGGGCGCGAGCTCGACGGGGTCGTCCAGGCGATGGACTTCCTGCCGCCGGCCAACCGGGTCGCCCTCGGGCAGAGCGTCGAGGGCCAGGTGACGGCCACCGGCAAGGACGTCGTCGTCATCGGTGGCGGCGACACCGGCGCCGACTGCATCGGTACCGCCCACCGCCAGGGCGCCCGCTCGGTGACGAGCCTCGAGATCATGCCGCAGCCCGGCATCGAGCGCGCCGGCGCGCACCCGTGGCCGACCTACCCGATGCTCTTCCGCGTCGCCTCGGCGCACGAGGAGGGCGGCGAGCGGGTGTACGCCACGACGACGAGCGAGGTCGTCGGCGACGACGAGGGCCGGGTGCGCGCGCTGCGCCTGCACGAGGTCCGGATGGGCGAGCAGGGCTTCGAGAAGGTCGAGGGCTCCGAGCGCGAGATCCCGGCGCAGCTCGTCCTGCTCGCGATGGGCTTCGTCGGCCCGCAGCCGGGCGGCCTGCTCGAGCAGCTCGGGGTCGACAAGGACGAGCGCAGCAACGTCGCGCGCGACCCCCACTTCATGTCCTCGGTGCCGGGCGTCTTCGTCGCCGGCGACGCCGGGCGCGGTCAGTCGCTCATCGTCTGGGCCATCGCCGAGGGGCGCTCGGTCGCCCACGAGGTCGACGCCTGGCTCATGGGCAAGCCCTCGCGCCTGCCGCGGCCGGTCGCCCCGACCGACCGCCCGCTCATGGCCTGA
- the gltB gene encoding glutamate synthase large subunit, with protein MTVARFSAHPDDVGLYRREHEHDACGVAMVATMRGSAGHDVVAHALDALRNLDHRGATGADPLVGDGAGILTQVPDAFFRAVLDVELPPAGAYAAGMAYLPTDADERATAQERIEAIAAEEGLRVLAWRDVPVVPDLVGEAARATMPCFRQLFVSSDEGLSGIELDRVAFVLRKRAERQAEVYFPSLSARTVVYKGMLTTGQLEPFFPDLSDERFATELALVHSRFSTNTFPSWPLAHPYRLIAHNGEINTVKGNRNWMHARESMLASDVLRGDLSRISPICSPEASDSASFDEVLELIHLGGRSLPHAVLMMIPEAWENHASMDPARRAFYEFHSTFMEPWDGPAAVCFSDGTLVGAVLDRNGLRPGRYWVTDDGLVVLASEAGVLDLEPENVVRRGRLQPGRMFLVDTAAGRIVSDEEVKSGLAGEHPYEEWLHAGLIGLKDLPEREHIVHTAASVARRQRTFGYTEEELKVILAPMARTGAEALGSMGTDTPIAVLSERPRLVFDYFTQLFAQVTNPPLDAIREELVTSLAGSIGPEGNLLDANPAHARQVVLPFPVIDNDELAKIVHINADGDLPGFETVVVRGTYDVSGGEAALRGRLHEIFAEVSEAIDAGARFVVLSDRDSDRDLAPIPSLLLTSAVHHHLIREKTRTQVGLVVEAGDVREVHHVALLVGYGAAAINPYLAMESVEDMVRRGDITDVTEEKAVANLIKALGKGVLKVMSKMGISTVASYRGAQVFEAIGLSQELVDEFFTGTVSQLGGIGLGVVAAEAAARHGMAYPPDGIRQAHRKLVVGGEYQWRREGEPHLFDPETVFRLQHATRQRRYDVFKQYTQRVDEQSGRLMTLRGLFELGGATRREPVPLEEVEPVESIVKRFSTGAMSYGSISKEAHETLAVAMNRLGARSNTGEGGEDVDRLLDPTRRSAIKQVASGRFGVTSMYLTHSDDIQIKMAQGAKPGEGGQLPGPKVYPWVARTRHSTPGVGLISPPPHHDIYSIEDLAQLIHDLKNANPQARVHVKLVSEVGVGTVAAGVSKAHADVVLISGHDGGTGAAPLTSLKHAGGPWELGLAETQQTLVLNGLRDRIVVQVDGQIKTGRDVVVAALLGAEEFGFATAPLVVSGCVLMRVCHLDTCPVGIATQNPELRKRFSGQPEFVETFFEYIAEEVREHLAALGFRSIEEAIGQIQHLDTSKAVQHWKASGLDLAPILTAVQSPDGSGIRHRVGQDHGLEKALDHQLIAAARDAIDHGEQVRARFAIRNVNRTVGTMLGHEVTKAHPEGLADGTIELTLTGSAGQSLGAFLPAGVTLRLEGDANDYVGKGLSGGRVVVRPAPGSALVAEENVIAGNVIGYGATSGELFLRGRVGERFCVRNSGATAVVEGVGDHGLEYMTGGTVLVLGPTGRNVAAGMSGGVAYVLDLDHDRVNRELVDLLPLRPDDELVVHDLLERHVRWTDSGVAARLLADWGSARSAFTLVLPRQYQRVLDVRAQAETEGLDPDGPQVWERIMEASRG; from the coding sequence GTGACCGTCGCCCGCTTCTCCGCCCACCCCGACGACGTCGGGCTGTACCGCCGTGAGCACGAGCACGATGCGTGCGGTGTGGCGATGGTCGCGACGATGCGGGGGAGCGCGGGCCACGACGTCGTCGCCCACGCCCTCGACGCGCTGCGCAACCTCGACCACCGCGGCGCCACCGGCGCCGACCCGCTCGTGGGCGACGGCGCCGGCATCCTCACGCAGGTGCCCGACGCCTTCTTCCGGGCGGTGCTCGACGTCGAGCTGCCGCCGGCCGGTGCCTACGCGGCCGGGATGGCCTACCTGCCGACCGACGCCGACGAGCGCGCCACCGCGCAGGAGCGCATCGAGGCCATCGCCGCCGAGGAGGGCCTGCGCGTCCTCGCCTGGCGCGACGTGCCCGTCGTCCCCGACCTCGTCGGCGAGGCGGCCCGCGCGACGATGCCGTGCTTCCGCCAGCTGTTCGTCTCCTCGGACGAGGGCCTGTCGGGCATCGAGCTCGACCGGGTCGCGTTCGTCCTGCGCAAGCGCGCCGAGCGCCAGGCCGAGGTCTACTTCCCGTCGCTGTCGGCCCGCACGGTCGTCTACAAGGGGATGCTCACGACCGGCCAGCTCGAGCCGTTCTTCCCCGACCTGTCCGACGAGCGCTTCGCCACCGAGCTCGCCCTGGTCCACTCGCGCTTCTCGACCAACACCTTCCCGAGCTGGCCGCTGGCCCACCCCTACCGGCTCATCGCGCACAACGGCGAGATCAACACCGTCAAGGGCAACCGCAACTGGATGCACGCCCGCGAGAGCATGCTCGCCTCCGACGTCCTGCGCGGGGACCTCTCCCGCATCTCCCCGATCTGCAGCCCCGAGGCCTCGGACTCCGCGTCCTTCGACGAGGTCCTCGAGCTGATCCACCTCGGCGGGCGCAGCCTGCCCCACGCGGTGCTCATGATGATCCCCGAGGCCTGGGAGAACCACGCCTCGATGGACCCCGCCCGCCGCGCCTTCTACGAGTTCCACTCGACCTTCATGGAGCCGTGGGACGGCCCCGCCGCGGTCTGCTTCTCCGACGGCACCCTCGTCGGTGCGGTCCTCGACCGCAACGGCCTGCGACCCGGGCGCTACTGGGTCACCGACGACGGCCTCGTCGTCCTCGCCTCGGAGGCCGGCGTCCTCGACCTCGAGCCCGAGAACGTCGTGCGCCGCGGTCGCCTCCAGCCGGGCCGGATGTTCCTCGTCGACACCGCCGCCGGGCGGATCGTCAGCGACGAGGAGGTCAAGTCCGGCCTCGCCGGCGAGCACCCGTACGAGGAGTGGCTGCACGCCGGGCTCATCGGCCTCAAGGACCTGCCCGAGCGCGAGCACATCGTCCACACCGCGGCCTCGGTCGCGCGGCGCCAGCGCACCTTCGGGTACACCGAGGAGGAGCTCAAGGTCATCCTCGCGCCGATGGCGCGCACCGGCGCCGAGGCCCTCGGCTCGATGGGCACCGACACGCCCATCGCCGTGCTCTCGGAGCGGCCGCGGCTCGTCTTCGACTACTTCACCCAGCTCTTCGCGCAGGTGACCAACCCGCCGCTCGACGCCATCCGCGAGGAGCTCGTCACCTCCCTCGCCGGCTCGATCGGACCCGAGGGCAACCTCCTCGACGCCAACCCGGCGCACGCCCGCCAGGTCGTCCTGCCCTTCCCGGTCATCGACAACGACGAGCTCGCGAAGATCGTCCACATCAACGCCGACGGCGACCTGCCCGGCTTCGAGACCGTCGTCGTGCGCGGCACCTACGACGTGAGCGGCGGCGAGGCGGCCCTGCGCGGGCGCCTGCACGAGATCTTCGCCGAGGTGTCCGAGGCCATCGACGCGGGAGCGCGCTTCGTCGTGCTCTCCGACCGCGACTCCGACCGCGACCTCGCGCCGATCCCGTCGCTGCTGCTCACCTCGGCCGTGCACCACCACCTCATCCGCGAGAAGACCCGCACCCAGGTCGGGCTCGTCGTCGAGGCCGGCGACGTCCGCGAGGTCCACCACGTCGCGCTGCTCGTCGGCTACGGCGCGGCCGCGATCAACCCCTACCTCGCGATGGAGTCCGTCGAGGACATGGTCCGCCGCGGTGACATCACCGACGTCACCGAGGAGAAGGCGGTCGCCAACCTCATCAAGGCGCTCGGCAAGGGCGTCCTCAAGGTGATGTCGAAGATGGGCATCTCGACCGTCGCGTCCTACCGCGGCGCCCAGGTGTTCGAGGCGATCGGCCTCTCGCAGGAGCTCGTCGACGAGTTCTTCACCGGCACCGTCAGCCAGCTCGGCGGCATCGGCCTCGGGGTCGTCGCCGCGGAGGCCGCGGCCCGGCACGGGATGGCCTACCCGCCGGACGGCATCCGCCAGGCGCACCGCAAGCTCGTCGTCGGCGGCGAGTACCAGTGGCGCCGCGAGGGCGAGCCGCACCTGTTCGACCCCGAGACGGTCTTCCGGCTCCAGCACGCGACCCGCCAGCGGCGCTACGACGTCTTCAAGCAGTACACGCAGCGCGTCGACGAGCAGTCCGGCCGGCTGATGACCCTCCGTGGGCTCTTCGAGCTCGGCGGCGCCACCCGGCGCGAGCCGGTGCCGCTCGAGGAGGTCGAGCCGGTCGAGTCGATCGTCAAGCGGTTCTCCACCGGCGCGATGAGCTACGGCTCGATCTCCAAGGAGGCGCACGAGACGCTCGCCGTCGCGATGAACCGCCTCGGCGCGCGCTCCAACACCGGCGAGGGCGGCGAGGACGTCGACCGGCTGCTCGACCCGACCCGCCGCTCGGCGATCAAGCAGGTCGCCTCGGGGCGCTTCGGCGTGACGTCGATGTACCTGACCCACAGCGACGACATCCAGATCAAGATGGCCCAGGGCGCCAAGCCCGGCGAGGGCGGGCAGCTCCCCGGCCCGAAGGTCTACCCGTGGGTCGCGCGGACCCGGCACTCGACGCCGGGCGTCGGGCTGATCAGCCCGCCGCCGCACCACGACATCTACTCGATCGAGGACCTCGCCCAGCTCATCCACGACCTCAAGAACGCGAACCCGCAGGCGCGGGTCCACGTCAAGCTCGTCTCCGAGGTCGGGGTCGGCACGGTCGCTGCCGGCGTGAGCAAGGCCCACGCCGACGTCGTCCTCATCAGCGGTCACGACGGCGGCACCGGCGCGGCGCCGCTCACCTCGCTCAAGCACGCGGGCGGCCCCTGGGAGCTCGGCCTCGCCGAGACCCAGCAGACGCTCGTCCTCAACGGGCTGCGCGACCGGATCGTCGTCCAGGTCGACGGGCAGATCAAGACCGGCCGTGACGTCGTCGTCGCGGCGCTCCTCGGCGCCGAGGAGTTCGGCTTCGCCACCGCCCCGCTCGTCGTCTCCGGCTGCGTGCTCATGCGCGTCTGCCACCTCGACACCTGCCCGGTCGGCATCGCGACGCAGAACCCCGAGCTGCGCAAGCGCTTCTCCGGGCAGCCCGAGTTCGTCGAGACCTTCTTCGAGTACATCGCCGAGGAGGTCCGCGAGCACCTCGCCGCGCTCGGTTTCCGGAGCATCGAGGAGGCCATCGGCCAGATCCAGCACCTCGACACGAGCAAGGCCGTCCAGCACTGGAAGGCCTCCGGGCTCGACCTCGCGCCGATCCTCACCGCCGTGCAGAGCCCCGACGGCTCGGGCATCCGGCACCGGGTCGGTCAGGACCACGGCCTCGAGAAGGCGCTGGACCACCAGCTCATCGCCGCCGCGCGCGACGCGATCGACCACGGCGAGCAGGTGCGGGCGCGCTTCGCGATCCGCAACGTCAACCGCACGGTCGGCACGATGCTCGGCCACGAGGTGACCAAGGCCCACCCCGAGGGGCTGGCCGACGGCACGATCGAGCTGACGCTCACCGGGTCCGCCGGGCAGAGCCTCGGCGCCTTCCTCCCCGCCGGGGTCACGCTGCGGCTCGAGGGCGACGCCAACGACTACGTCGGCAAGGGCCTCTCGGGCGGCCGCGTCGTCGTGCGCCCCGCCCCCGGCTCGGCGCTCGTCGCCGAGGAGAACGTCATCGCCGGCAACGTCATCGGCTACGGCGCGACCTCCGGCGAGCTGTTCCTGCGCGGCCGGGTCGGCGAGCGGTTCTGCGTCCGCAACTCCGGGGCGACCGCCGTCGTCGAGGGCGTGGGCGACCACGGCCTCGAGTACATGACCGGCGGCACCGTGCTCGTCCTCGGCCCGACCGGGCGCAACGTCGCGGCGGGGATGTCCGGCGGCGTCGCCTACGTCCTCGACCTCGACCACGACCGGGTCAACCGCGAGCTGGTCGACCTCCTCCCGCTGCGCCCGGACGACGAGCTCGTCGTCCACGACCTCCTCGAGCGCCACGTCCGCTGGACGGACTCGGGTGTCGCGGCGCGGCTCCTCGCCGACTGGGGCAGCGCCCGGTCGGCCTTCACCCTCGTCCTCCCGCGGCAGTACCAGCGCGTCCTCGACGTGCGGGCGCAGGCCGAGACGGAAGGGCTCGACCCCGACGGCCCCCAGGTGTGGGAGCGGATCATGGAGGCCTCCCGTGGCTGA
- the lgt gene encoding prolipoprotein diacylglyceryl transferase, with product MTTYLPSPTVAAFDLGPLTIRAYALCILAGIVLAVWLTGRRLAARGVDSAVALDVSAYAVILGIIGGRLYHVVTTPGPYFGEGGHLVDALKIWNGGLGIWGAIALGAVGVWIGCRRAGVPFLTFADAAVPGVAFAQAIGRWGNWFNNELHGGPTTLPWGLTVHQWDQSAGRAVTDASGDAVVAGVYHPTFLYESIFLVVLGFGLLALERRRRLAPGQLLGLYVAGYPIGRIVVEKMRTDEAELILGQRLNVWTSIVVFLLGVWIVWHTGRRARREPAAQDEPVVAGPSTTERSESQDVG from the coding sequence GTGACGACCTACCTGCCGAGCCCGACGGTCGCGGCGTTCGACCTCGGGCCCCTCACCATCCGGGCCTACGCCCTGTGCATCCTCGCCGGCATCGTCCTCGCCGTCTGGCTGACCGGCCGGCGCCTGGCCGCCCGCGGGGTCGACTCCGCCGTCGCGCTCGACGTCTCCGCGTACGCGGTCATCCTCGGCATCATCGGTGGCCGGCTCTACCACGTCGTGACCACGCCCGGCCCGTACTTCGGGGAGGGCGGGCACCTCGTCGACGCGCTGAAGATCTGGAACGGCGGCCTCGGCATCTGGGGCGCCATCGCCCTCGGCGCGGTCGGCGTCTGGATCGGCTGCCGCCGGGCCGGGGTCCCGTTCCTCACGTTCGCCGACGCGGCCGTGCCCGGGGTGGCGTTCGCCCAGGCCATCGGCCGGTGGGGCAACTGGTTCAACAACGAGCTCCACGGCGGCCCGACGACCCTCCCGTGGGGCCTGACGGTCCACCAGTGGGACCAGTCGGCCGGTCGGGCGGTCACCGACGCGTCGGGCGACGCGGTCGTCGCGGGGGTCTACCACCCGACGTTCCTCTACGAGTCGATCTTCCTCGTCGTCCTCGGCTTCGGCCTGCTCGCGCTCGAGCGGCGCCGCCGCCTCGCGCCGGGGCAGCTGCTCGGCCTCTACGTCGCCGGCTACCCGATCGGGCGCATCGTCGTCGAGAAGATGCGCACCGACGAGGCCGAGCTGATCCTCGGCCAGCGCCTCAACGTCTGGACGAGCATCGTCGTCTTCCTCCTCGGGGTCTGGATCGTGTGGCACACCGGTCGCCGGGCCCGTCGGGAGCCGGCCGCACAGGACGAGCCGGTCGTCGCCGGCCCGTCCACGACCGAGCGCTCCGAGTCCCAGGATGTGGGATAG
- a CDS encoding thioredoxin domain-containing protein: MAKNSTRPSPGNARQAKIQAAQKSSGGGGANKIVVATVVLVVAIVAVVGGVIWMQTSQKNEVTGGGNAVPAGAAGLGAGYPAFTDVKAAAGAPTLDVFEDFQCPACKSFEDALGPTVESLAQEGKVKVVYHVKNFLDDNLRNDSSTKAGNAAFCAADAGKFQQFHDQAYANQPTEGAGFTDDQLKGFASAAGITGDALTTWQRCYDAGKYVDYVNSVETKSFEDGVRGTPTLRLNGKDLDLGQVGTPELFTQAIQGATT, from the coding sequence ATGGCGAAGAACTCGACCAGACCGAGCCCGGGCAACGCCCGCCAGGCCAAGATCCAGGCGGCGCAGAAGTCCTCCGGCGGAGGAGGGGCCAACAAGATCGTCGTCGCGACGGTCGTCCTCGTCGTCGCGATCGTCGCGGTCGTCGGTGGGGTCATCTGGATGCAGACCTCGCAGAAGAACGAGGTGACCGGCGGCGGCAACGCCGTCCCCGCGGGTGCCGCGGGCCTCGGCGCCGGCTACCCGGCGTTCACCGACGTCAAGGCCGCCGCGGGCGCGCCGACGCTCGACGTCTTCGAGGACTTCCAGTGCCCGGCCTGCAAGTCCTTCGAGGACGCGCTCGGCCCGACGGTCGAGAGCCTCGCCCAGGAGGGCAAGGTCAAGGTCGTCTACCACGTGAAGAACTTCCTCGACGACAACCTGCGCAACGACAGCTCCACGAAGGCCGGCAACGCCGCCTTCTGCGCGGCCGACGCGGGCAAGTTCCAGCAGTTCCACGACCAGGCGTACGCCAACCAGCCCACCGAGGGCGCCGGCTTCACCGACGACCAGCTCAAGGGCTTCGCCTCCGCGGCCGGGATCACCGGTGACGCCCTGACGACCTGGCAGCGCTGCTACGACGCCGGCAAGTACGTCGACTACGTCAACTCGGTCGAGACCAAGAGCTTCGAGGACGGCGTGCGCGGCACCCCGACCCTCCGCCTCAACGGCAAGGACCTCGACCTCGGCCAGGTCGGCACGCCCGAGCTGTTCACCCAGGCGATCCAGGGCGCCACGACGTGA
- a CDS encoding MauE/DoxX family redox-associated membrane protein, translating into MSTSTREVGTAPAWYRSDRVLDVVGLAARLFLGIVLLWAGFAKVGRPLTSQRAVQAYDLPFLSLDVAGWIGLALPFLEIVLGILLVLGLFTRPAAVVGTVLMVVFVIGISQAWARGLTIDCGCFGGGGQVGAADTKYPQEIARDASFALAGAWLWWRPRTLASLDRVLFGH; encoded by the coding sequence ATGAGCACGAGCACCCGCGAGGTGGGCACCGCGCCCGCCTGGTACCGCAGCGACCGCGTGCTCGACGTCGTCGGCCTCGCCGCGCGCCTCTTCCTCGGGATCGTGCTCCTGTGGGCCGGGTTCGCCAAGGTGGGCCGGCCGCTCACGTCGCAGCGCGCGGTGCAGGCCTACGACCTGCCCTTCCTCTCGCTCGACGTCGCGGGCTGGATCGGCCTGGCCCTGCCCTTCCTCGAGATCGTCCTCGGGATCCTCCTCGTCCTCGGGCTCTTCACGCGGCCGGCCGCCGTCGTGGGGACCGTCCTCATGGTCGTCTTCGTCATCGGCATCTCCCAGGCGTGGGCCCGCGGGCTGACCATCGACTGCGGCTGCTTCGGCGGCGGCGGCCAGGTGGGTGCCGCCGACACGAAGTACCCTCAGGAGATCGCGCGGGACGCCTCGTTCGCCCTCGCCGGCGCCTGGCTCTGGTGGCGTCCGCGCACCCTCGCATCCCTCGACCGCGTCCTCTTCGGACACTGA